The Xiphophorus couchianus chromosome 14, X_couchianus-1.0, whole genome shotgun sequence genome includes a region encoding these proteins:
- the LOC114156984 gene encoding type-2 ice-structuring protein-like isoform X1 gives MKTLSLSWFGFTMLTLVHAASIPDTDYPFGPTGDAPFADYPDQPPTEDDLFAIYGDHPPTEDDLFAIYGDQPPTEDGDYHLDFTCPDGWTMHSTQCLLFVPQKMTWKEAKENCTSTLEGSLASVYNDIQAQEIYSEMESVGHHGGQVWVGGSKTSEDSSWSWEDSVFPDFAKFCDEQSSKDENNCLQLSFGDDDSGCLSGTKCDAGLPSVCAILLY, from the exons ATGAAGACCCTGAGTTTGTCTTGGTTTGGATTCACCATGTTGACTTTGGTCCATGCAGCCT CCATTCCAGACACAGACTATCCTTTTGGTCCAACAGGag ACGCTCCGTTCGCTGACTATCCTGATCAGCCACCAACTGAGG ACGATCTGTTCGCTATCTATGGTGATCACCCACCAACTGAGG ACGATCTGTTCGCTATCTATGGTGATCAGCCACCAACTGAGG ATGGAGACTATCACTTGGACTTCACTTGCCCTGATGGATGGACGATGCACAGCACTCAGTGCCTCCTCTTCGTTCCCCAGAAAATGACCTGGAAAGAGGCTAAG GAAAACTGTACATCCACACTTGAAGGTTCACTCGCTTCTGTGTATAATGACATACAAGCTCAAGAGATTTACAGCGAGATGGAAAGTGTTGGACATCATGGCGGACAAGTGTGGGTTGGAGGCAGCAAAACATCAGAG GATTCTTCTTGGTCCTGGGAGGATTCTGTTTTCCCTGACTTTGCTAAGTTTTGCGATGAGCAAAGTTCAAAGGATGAGAACAACTGTCTGCAGCTCTCCTTTGGTG ATGACGACTCTGGATGCCTGAGTGGCACCAAATGTGACGCTGGGCTCCCGTCTGTCTGTGCCATCCTCCTCTACTAG
- the LOC114157896 gene encoding ladderlectin-like produces the protein MVTLNVLMFLCALTALSQAAATNDLLRSSCPAGWRKFNNRCFIYIPRTMTWARAQRNCVSLQATLASIHSFQEYHYIQRLITTATHGSPQTWIGGSDAQEEGVWLWSDGSPFLYSNWCRGEPNNYMNQHCLQMNYGESKCWDDFQCDQHRPSVCAKNI, from the exons ATGGTGACTCTGAATGTACTGATGTTTCTTTGTGCCTTGACGGCTCTGAGTCAAGCTGCTG CAACAAATGATCTGCTGAGGAGTTCTTGTCCTGCTGGTTGGAGAAAGTTCAACAATCGCTGCTTCATCTACATCCCAAGAACCATGACTTGGGCGAGAGCCCAG agaaactgtGTGTCTTTGCAGGCAACCCTTGCATCCATCCACAGCTTTCAGGAGTACCATTACATTCAGAGGTTGATAACAACTGCAACTCACGGATCACCACAAACATGGATTGGAGGCTCTGATGCTCAGGAG GAGGGCGTTTGGCTGTGGAGCGATGGgagtcccttcctctactcAAACTGGTGCCGTGGAGAGCCAAATAATTACATGAACCAGCACTGCCTTCAAATGAACTATGGAG AATCCAAGTGCTGGGATGACTTTCAGTGCGACCAACATCGTCCGTCAGTCTGTGCCAAAAACATCTGA
- the LOC114156984 gene encoding type-2 ice-structuring protein-like isoform X3, protein MKTLSLSWFGFTMLTLVHAASIPDTDYPFGPTGDAPFADYPDQPPTEDDLFAIYGDQPPTEDGDYHLDFTCPDGWTMHSTQCLLFVPQKMTWKEAKENCTSTLEGSLASVYNDIQAQEIYSEMESVGHHGGQVWVGGSKTSEDSSWSWEDSVFPDFAKFCDEQSSKDENNCLQLSFGDDDSGCLSGTKCDAGLPSVCAILLY, encoded by the exons ATGAAGACCCTGAGTTTGTCTTGGTTTGGATTCACCATGTTGACTTTGGTCCATGCAGCCT CCATTCCAGACACAGACTATCCTTTTGGTCCAACAGGag ACGCTCCGTTCGCTGACTATCCTGATCAGCCACCAACTGAGG ACGATCTGTTCGCTATCTATGGTGATCAGCCACCAACTGAGG ATGGAGACTATCACTTGGACTTCACTTGCCCTGATGGATGGACGATGCACAGCACTCAGTGCCTCCTCTTCGTTCCCCAGAAAATGACCTGGAAAGAGGCTAAG GAAAACTGTACATCCACACTTGAAGGTTCACTCGCTTCTGTGTATAATGACATACAAGCTCAAGAGATTTACAGCGAGATGGAAAGTGTTGGACATCATGGCGGACAAGTGTGGGTTGGAGGCAGCAAAACATCAGAG GATTCTTCTTGGTCCTGGGAGGATTCTGTTTTCCCTGACTTTGCTAAGTTTTGCGATGAGCAAAGTTCAAAGGATGAGAACAACTGTCTGCAGCTCTCCTTTGGTG ATGACGACTCTGGATGCCTGAGTGGCACCAAATGTGACGCTGGGCTCCCGTCTGTCTGTGCCATCCTCCTCTACTAG
- the LOC114156979 gene encoding microfibril-associated glycoprotein 4-like codes for MKLSSLLFLLAPLLISCAVIKLPADCNDVYNEDKTRPSEVYTIYPSGTTSAIQAYCDMVSEGGRWTVFQRRMDGSVNFYRNWAEYKRGFGNAAGEYWLGLDNIHELTRIQNYELMVDMEDFEGNKKFALYSSFKVDAECDGYLLHVSGFNNKGGAGDSLAYHNEQKFSTFDKDQDQSSDNCAKKFLGAFWYNTCHSANPNGVYRRGADGTLHAIGVEWYYFKGNNYSLKSFSMKIRPAK; via the exons ATGAAG CTGTCATCACTTCTCTTCCTCTTGGCTCCACTGCTGATCAGCTGTGCAGTGATCAAACTGCCAGCTGACTGTAATGACGTCTACAATGAGGACAAGACACGACCCAGTGAAGTGTACACCATCTATCCAAGTGGAACTACATCTGCTATTCAG gCTTACTGCGACATGGTCTCAGAGGGAGGACGCTGGACG gttttccagAGGAGGATGGATGGCTCTGTAAACTTCTACAGAAACTGGGCCGAGTACAAGAGAGGCTTTGGAAACGCTGCTGGAGAGTACTGGCTGG GTCTTGATAACATCCATGAATTGACACGGATTCAAAACTATGAACTGATGGTCGACATGGAGGACtttgaaggaaacaaaaagtttgCCCTTTACTCTTCATTTAAAGTCGATGCTGAGTGTGACGGTTACCTCCTGCATGTGAGTGGTTTCAACAACAAAGGGGGTGCTG GAGACAGTCTTGCCTATCACAACGAACAGAAATTTAGCACCTTTGACAAAGACCAGGACCAGTCGAGCGACAACTGTGCCAAAAAGTTTTTGGGTGCTTTCTGGTACAATACTTGTCACTCTGCAAACCCTAACGGGGTTTATCGCCGAGGTGCTGATGGCACTCTCCATGCTATTGGAGTGGAATGGTATTACTTTAAGGGAAATAATTACTCCCTGAAGAGCTTCAGCATGAAAATTCGTCCTGCCAAGTAA
- the LOC114156984 gene encoding type-2 ice-structuring protein-like isoform X4, producing the protein MKTLSLSWFGFTMLTLVHAASIPDTDYPFGPTGDAPFADYPDQPPTEDGDYHLDFTCPDGWTMHSTQCLLFVPQKMTWKEAKENCTSTLEGSLASVYNDIQAQEIYSEMESVGHHGGQVWVGGSKTSEDSSWSWEDSVFPDFAKFCDEQSSKDENNCLQLSFGDDDSGCLSGTKCDAGLPSVCAILLY; encoded by the exons ATGAAGACCCTGAGTTTGTCTTGGTTTGGATTCACCATGTTGACTTTGGTCCATGCAGCCT CCATTCCAGACACAGACTATCCTTTTGGTCCAACAGGag ACGCTCCGTTCGCTGACTATCCTGATCAGCCACCAACTGAGG ATGGAGACTATCACTTGGACTTCACTTGCCCTGATGGATGGACGATGCACAGCACTCAGTGCCTCCTCTTCGTTCCCCAGAAAATGACCTGGAAAGAGGCTAAG GAAAACTGTACATCCACACTTGAAGGTTCACTCGCTTCTGTGTATAATGACATACAAGCTCAAGAGATTTACAGCGAGATGGAAAGTGTTGGACATCATGGCGGACAAGTGTGGGTTGGAGGCAGCAAAACATCAGAG GATTCTTCTTGGTCCTGGGAGGATTCTGTTTTCCCTGACTTTGCTAAGTTTTGCGATGAGCAAAGTTCAAAGGATGAGAACAACTGTCTGCAGCTCTCCTTTGGTG ATGACGACTCTGGATGCCTGAGTGGCACCAAATGTGACGCTGGGCTCCCGTCTGTCTGTGCCATCCTCCTCTACTAG
- the LOC114156984 gene encoding type-2 ice-structuring protein-like isoform X2: protein MKTLSLSWFGFTMLTLVHAASIPDTDYPFGPTGDAPFADYPDQPPTEDDLFAIYGDHPPTEDGDYHLDFTCPDGWTMHSTQCLLFVPQKMTWKEAKENCTSTLEGSLASVYNDIQAQEIYSEMESVGHHGGQVWVGGSKTSEDSSWSWEDSVFPDFAKFCDEQSSKDENNCLQLSFGDDDSGCLSGTKCDAGLPSVCAILLY from the exons ATGAAGACCCTGAGTTTGTCTTGGTTTGGATTCACCATGTTGACTTTGGTCCATGCAGCCT CCATTCCAGACACAGACTATCCTTTTGGTCCAACAGGag ACGCTCCGTTCGCTGACTATCCTGATCAGCCACCAACTGAGG ACGATCTGTTCGCTATCTATGGTGATCACCCACCAACTGAGG ATGGAGACTATCACTTGGACTTCACTTGCCCTGATGGATGGACGATGCACAGCACTCAGTGCCTCCTCTTCGTTCCCCAGAAAATGACCTGGAAAGAGGCTAAG GAAAACTGTACATCCACACTTGAAGGTTCACTCGCTTCTGTGTATAATGACATACAAGCTCAAGAGATTTACAGCGAGATGGAAAGTGTTGGACATCATGGCGGACAAGTGTGGGTTGGAGGCAGCAAAACATCAGAG GATTCTTCTTGGTCCTGGGAGGATTCTGTTTTCCCTGACTTTGCTAAGTTTTGCGATGAGCAAAGTTCAAAGGATGAGAACAACTGTCTGCAGCTCTCCTTTGGTG ATGACGACTCTGGATGCCTGAGTGGCACCAAATGTGACGCTGGGCTCCCGTCTGTCTGTGCCATCCTCCTCTACTAG